In Hevea brasiliensis isolate MT/VB/25A 57/8 chromosome 13, ASM3005281v1, whole genome shotgun sequence, a single genomic region encodes these proteins:
- the LOC110669556 gene encoding LOW QUALITY PROTEIN: probable rRNA-processing protein EBP2 homolog (The sequence of the model RefSeq protein was modified relative to this genomic sequence to represent the inferred CDS: inserted 2 bases in 1 codon), with amino-acid sequence MDQYDIYMFFFFGGFSSFSACLSEWQYKLAWFLLDVPFILVTVRLHFSYSDKFYLMGTTDKDLNLYDEKPFQDVEMDDIDEAASESESESEDEDVKLSIPSQHSIYNRDGLNDKLQDISWPENVGWIHKPSIDTDQEQEVDVNDDLARELAFYXEALGGTRQAFEKLESMELPFLRPPDYHAEMVKSDAHMEKVTGRLLAEGKNIQESEKRRKAREAKRLSKEVQTQKLKERAMKKKMEIETVKKWRKQRQESGFSVGDKDGEMNLPFDDAKVFERPNKKRRRVSPGDRSGGKVKQYWKKGSKNGLEKKLVKREARNSKFGFCGRKGLKKQNTADTADNFRGFDKGGAPGNKKRNR; translated from the exons ATGGATCAATATGATATTTACATGTTTTTCTTTTTTGGTGGTTTCTCGAGCTTTTCGGCATGTCTGTCAGAGTGGCAGTACAAATTGGCTTGGTTTTTGCTAGATGTACCGTTCATACTTGTGACAGTGAGGTTGCATTTTTCTTATTCTGATAAGTTTTATTTAATGGGGACGACAGATAAAGATTTGAACCTTTATGATGAGAAGCCATTTCAAGATGTTGAAATGGACGATATTGATGAAGCAGCATCTGAATCTGAGTCCGAATCAGAGGACGAAGATGTGAAGTTGTCTATACCTTCACAGCACTCCATATACAACAGAGATGGTCTCAATGATAAACTTCAAGATATTAGCTGGCCAGAGAATGTGGGGTGGATACACAAACCTTCCATTGACACTGATCAAGAACAAGAAGTGGATGTGAATGATGACCTGGCAAGAGAGCTAGCTTTTTA AGAGGCATTGGGGGGAACGAGGCAGGCCTTTGAGAAGCTTGAGTCAATGGAACTCCCTTTTCTCAGGCCTCCTGATTATCATGCTGAAATGGTGAAATCAGATGCTCACATGGAGAAGGTGACAGGTCGACTTTTGGCTGAGGGAAAAAACATCCAAGAGTCTGAGAAGAGAAGGAAGGCTAGAGAAGCAAAGAGGCTTTCTAAAGAGGTTCAGACACAAAAGCTGAAAGAAAGAGCCATGAAGAAAAAAATGGAGATAGAGACTGTTAAGAAGTGGAGGAAGCAAAGGCAGGAAAGTGGGTTTTCTGTGGGTGACAAAGATGGTGAAATGAATTTGCCCTTTGATGATGCAAAGGTATTTGAAAGGCCAAACAAGAAGAGGCGAAGGGTATCTCCAGGGGATCGGTCTGGAGGGAAAGTAAAACAATATTGGAAAAAGGGTAGCAAAAATGGACTGGAGAAAAAACTGGTGAAAAGGGAAGCAAGGAACTCTAAATTTGGATTTTGTGGGAGGAAAGGCTTGAAGAAGCAGAACACAGCAGATACTGCTGACAATTTTAGGGGCTTCGACAAAGGTGGGGCGCCAGGAAATAAGAAAAGGAATAGGTGA